One part of the Solanum dulcamara chromosome 8, daSolDulc1.2, whole genome shotgun sequence genome encodes these proteins:
- the LOC129900539 gene encoding uncharacterized protein LOC129900539 isoform X2 — MALSLEDFLVRAGVLKLYRHALRISRRAPSHARADLRQIIRQEMENNRNCNDKQRIRFLISDGLERVKRLNETLDMQGH; from the exons ATGGCTCTCTCATTAGAGGACTTCCTTGTTCGTGCCGGAGTACTAAAGCTGTACCGACATGCTCTGAGAATCTCAAGGAGAGCACCTTCTCATGCTAGAG CTGATTTGAGGCAGATTATAAGACAAGAGATGGAGAATAATAGGAATTGCAACGATAAGCAGAGAATTCGGTTCTTGATTAGTGATGGATTGGAAAGAGTGAAACGTTTGAATGAGACGCTTGATATGCAAGGCCATTGA
- the LOC129900539 gene encoding uncharacterized protein LOC129900539 isoform X1: MNVSWFVSSLAGAVFIVCFYIINESTVFELLNPFHWMESRMALSLEDFLVRAGVLKLYRHALRISRRAPSHARADLRQIIRQEMENNRNCNDKQRIRFLISDGLERVKRLNETLDMQGH, from the exons ATGAATGTTTCCTGGTTTGTTAGTTCATTAGCTGGAGCAGTGTTTATCGTTTGTTTCTATATAATAAATGAATCTACTGTCTTTGAGTTACTGAATCCCTTTCATTGGATGGAATCAAGAATGGCTCTCTCATTAGAGGACTTCCTTGTTCGTGCCGGAGTACTAAAGCTGTACCGACATGCTCTGAGAATCTCAAGGAGAGCACCTTCTCATGCTAGAG CTGATTTGAGGCAGATTATAAGACAAGAGATGGAGAATAATAGGAATTGCAACGATAAGCAGAGAATTCGGTTCTTGATTAGTGATGGATTGGAAAGAGTGAAACGTTTGAATGAGACGCTTGATATGCAAGGCCATTGA